Proteins encoded within one genomic window of Aspergillus nidulans FGSC A4 chromosome VII:
- a CDS encoding phytanoyl-CoA dioxygenase family protein (transcript_id=CADANIAT00008844) encodes MPSTYLQSLQKDGFVVIPSLLPPSSKEFANLKQAAITATTITRTGAWPYFRTVPKQFPPWPTNVPPPASEGGIWGVQHLLHPDMPGREDFARFYFDDRILGVVEELLGLDSAGEEAKKDDNEMLVMELFNLLVAPETHDFALRWHRDDIPETVSPAEEEKLLASKSPGGRQSHAQYNLALCDDSSLIVIPGSHRRVRTETERAADPYENDLPGQLVVELKAGDAVFYDSNILHRGVYKAKEEGGEESRLTLHGSVGIKETEDGGGDGSKKVRATAVLQHGVGAWVQREDAVFGIGERAEKMRANLVAMGTGEGVGYSLQG; translated from the coding sequence ATGCCATCTACCTACCTCCAGTCCCTCCAAAAAGACGGCTTTGTCGTTATTCCCTCGCTCCTCCCGCCGTCCTCTAAGGAATTTGCAAACCTTAAACAAGCCGCCATAACTGCAACAACTATTACCCGAACTGGTGCCTGGCCTTACTTCCGCACCGTTCCCAAGCAGTTTCCACCGTGGCCAACAAACGTGCCACCTCCTGCCTCCGAGGGCGGAATATGGGGGGTGCAGCACCTCCTGCACCCCGATATGCCGGGAAGAGAGGACTTTGCGAGGTTCTATTTCGACGACAGAATCTTAGGAGTTGTTGAGGAATTGCTTGGCTTGGATTCtgctggcgaagaagcaaagaaggaTGATAACGAGATGCTAGTAATGGAGCTCTTTAACCTTCTCGTCGCACCGGAGACGCATGACTTCGCGCTCCGTTGGCACCGTGACGATATACCTGAGACCGTATCGCCagctgaggaggagaagctcctcGCGTCTAAGAGCCCTGGTGGTAGACAGTCACATGCGCAATACAATCTTGCCCTCTGCGATGACTCGTCGCTAATCGTGATTCCGGGCTCGCACCGCCGCGTGCGTACCGAGACAGAGCGCGCAGCAGATCCGTACGAGAATGACCTTCCTGGGCAATTGGTCGTAGAGTTGAAGGCAGGGGATGCGGTCTTTTACGATAGCAATATCTTGCACCGCGGAGTGTATAAggcgaaggaagaaggcggcgaggagtCGCGGTTGACGTTGCATGGAAGTGTGGGGATCAAGGAGACTGAGGACGGGGGAGGTGATGGCAGTAAGAAGGTGAGGGCGACCGCGGTGTTGCAGCATGGCGTTGGAGCCTGGGTGCAGAGGGAGGATGCGGTGTTCGGCAtcggggaaagggcagagaagatgagagcgaaTTTAGTGGCCATGGGAACCGGGGAGGGCGTTGGGTATTCTTTGCAGGGATGA
- a CDS encoding protein hetC (transcript_id=CADANIAT00008845) yields MAPRLSFGLSTLLALGLVLLLLPCQVHAFGAGNIASISKVEGKNWRHGDIEDMLKTIAFIKGHKWTSNMVKRVYFGNWLRDYSQAMDVGTLKSLPADTIRILVWILSFLSFGYATAEFEVTADRLGVYRPEEHIDNPKDYADNLDARQYDQRLRGPIRQIELEIDPETGMKNYIANEKGDWATSAAYIKYSLARSIHYGRLYTSGGHRKGNEEDLFEALRCLGQGLHTLEDFAAHTNYCELALREMGFHNVFPHTGTQTQMNIRGHHVYPLVTGTFGMVDFFHSVLGEASDHFTQSEINEMDIALGDAQSSSSANSLNSLTGLLGKVPGCGDLVAEAEALKRRSEAQQSSNSRSGADLGYAAGQFTRSFNDDSEQSRGVHEQSRADAPSGANKPTGLPGMPDFNPAETIAKIYPILEFRDKVVRKVSSIIEKIPGLEALVEKITETLTVFIMSLLAPFIRPIINAASKSLQTGSAGVIESSGKHQFEPWTNPHCTDPTHSMLSKDHFSNILNEPAGLVASAILKYVTPRVLHAWENINISEQQVLHDALEVFHHPALRNMRNEAHRTMFEAVQSWVHAMPDRGAKLNDILSSEGVKTGKNNGGQVGHGSHSHAQGGFPALGGAAAAHGHSYGSHSYGQTSSHSYTPHTQSQQQQQSSSSGSGLPWEKLSDQLSGLPIPGISNINKLSNKLSSFGLGGSSRDEKDNTPPPQQHHYEPSYNQQSYPSHTPPPPHHQPGRYGAPSYDGGYGQPPHHQQHHGHGYGHPPPASQGYGHDYGQGHHQHEHHQHGQHPHHPPQGHGYGGGGGYGGGYGSGYRY; encoded by the exons ATGGCTCCCCGACTGAGCTTCGGTCTGAGTACCCTGCTCGCACTGGGGCTtgtcctgcttctgctccccTGCCAAGTCCATGCTTTTGGTGCCGGCA ACATCGCATCTATCTCAAAGGTCGAAGGCAAGAATTGGCGCCATGGAGATATCGAGGACATGCTCAAGACTATCGCCTTCATCAAGGGTCATAAATGGACCTCGAACATGGTCAAGCGGGTGTACTTTGGAAACTGGTTGAGAGATTA CTCTCAGGCTATGGACGTCGGTACCCTCAAGAGTCTTCCCGCCGATACTATACGCATCCTTGTCTGGATCCTTTCGTTCCTGTCGTTTGGCTATGCGACGGCTGAGTTTGAGGTTACGGCTGACAGGCTCGGGGTTTACCGGCCAGAGGAGCATATTGA CAACCCCAAAGATTATGCCGATAACCTGGATGCTCGCCAATACGACCAGCGCCTGCGCGGGCCTATTCGACAAATCGAACTCGAAATCGACCCGGAGACTGGGATGAAGAACTATATTGCCAATGAGAAAGGAGACTGGGCTACAAGTGCGGCGTATATCAAGTACAGCTTAGCTCGCAGCATTCATTATGGGAGATTGTATACCAGCGGTGGACACCGCAAGGGCAACGAGGAGGATCTTTTCGAAGCACTTCGATGTCTCGGCCAGGGTTTGCATACCCTTGAGGATTTCGCAGCGCACACAAACTACTGTGAGCTTGCCCTCCGGGAGATGGGCTTCCACAATGTGTTCCCGCACACCGGCACCCAGACCCAGATGAATATCCGCGGCCATCATGTCTATCCGTTGGTCACGGGAACTTTCGGCATGGTTGACTTCTTTCATTCGGTCCTTGGAGAGGCGTCGGATCATTTTACTCAGTCGGAGATTAATGAGATGGATATTGCGCTTGGAGATGCACAATCGAGCTCGTCCGCCAATTCTTTGAACTCCCTTACAGGGCTTTTAGGGAAGGTTCCGGGATGTGGTGATCTGGTCGCTGAGGCAGAGGCACTCAAACGCCGTTCAGAAGCCCAGCAGTCTTCAAACAGCCGCAGTGGCGCTGACCTTGGCTACGCGGCTGGCCAGTTCACTCGCTCGTTCAACGATGACTCGGAGCAAAGCCGTGGCGTGCACGAGCAGAGCAGGGCAGATGCACCGTCAGGAGCTAACAAGCCCACCGGCTTACCTGGAATGCCAGATTTTAACCCAGCGGAAACCATTGCGAAAATCTACCCTATCCTCGAATTCCGTGACAAGGTCGTCCGAAAGGTCTCGTCAATCATAGAGAAGATTCCCGGGTTGGAGGCCCTCGTCGAGAAAATCACCGAAACGTTGACAGTCTTCATTATGTCTTTGCTTGCTCCTTTCATCCGCCCTATTATTAACGCTGCCTCCAAGTCCCTACAAACCGGCTCTGCTGGCGTGATTGAATCTTCGGGGAAGCATCAGTTTGAACCCTGGACTAACCCGCACTGCACTGACCCAACACATTCCATGCTGTCAAAGGACCATTTCTCTAACATTCTTAACGAGCCTGCTGGCCTTGTCGCGTCCGCCATTCTCAAGTACGTTACTCCCCGCGTACTGCACGCCTGGGAGAACATCAACATATCAGAACAGCAAGTTCTCCACGATGCCCTAGAGGTGTTCCACCACCCTGCGCTCCGGAACATGCGTAATGAGGCCCATCGCACTATGTTCGAGGCCGTTCAATCCTGGGTCCACGCAATGCCAGACCGAGGCGCCAAACTcaatgatatcctcagcTCCGAGGGTGTCAAGACCGGGAAGAACAACGGCGGACAGGTCGGTCATGGCTCCCATTCCCACGCGCAAGGCGGTTTCCCCGCCCTaggtggtgctgctgctgcacaTGGTCATAGCTACGGTAGTCACAGCTATGGCCAAACTTCCAGCCATAGTTACACACCCCACACCCAatcccagcaacagcagcaaagcTCCAGTTCAGGGTCAGGGCTTCCCTGGGAAAAACTCTCCGACCAACTAAGCGGCCTGCCCATCCCTGGGATTTCGAATATCAATAAGCTCAGCAATAagctctccagctttggcTTGGGAGGTTCATCCCGAGACGAAAAGGATAATACACCCCCACCGCAACAGCACCACTATGAGCCTTCATATAACCAACAGTCTTACCCCTCCCatacccctccccctccacaCCATCAGCCCGGACGCTACGGCGCCCCATCTTACGACGGTGGGTATGGCCagccgccgcatcatcaGCAACATCATGGACATGGGTATGGCCACCCGCCTCCTGCTTCTCAAGGATATGGACATGATTACGGTCAGGGACATCACCAGCATGAGCATCATCAACATGGCCAACACCCCCACCATCCTCCACAGGGACATGGATacggaggtggaggcggatACGGTGGTGGTTATGGAAGCGGATACAGGTACTAG
- a CDS encoding putative TRAF-like signal transducer (transcript_id=CADANIAT00008846) — protein MKLDQFLAMEVGSDQDGLIDLRGLEYISDYDDHLMCPICHCPFIRPVRLGCDHVFCQTCLNFAIRTFAPGRDDFTCPTCRTPTRDVYLNVPRLLNNMCDDLPVRCPFSPEGCKEVVPRGHIQSHADKYCRYKLMDCPSPSCDEKTRKKDLSPENKCMHELHKCLRCDADIMEQDYEVTVFRKALREHIDSCPEAVHPCAASKYGCSIRMKRAELGTHEQSCPLISIGPYFEAQNARLDSMELTVRHLQQRNEILDDGLASIRSTLVESSRAFSAHHSNSNNDETASSSSAVADTTNPSSAIPTDAEASTSSLTNATTYLLSLHESLREEVAQLSHAITDLDARASMAIMNECLRLKEDMAHTNAAVGSIRMQVQWLMNPRLHQGQRTQNNSEARGGTHSAAGAGASSSSSGPAPGYGLLRPRRLSDTGREGTKL, from the exons ATGAAGCTCGACCAGTTCCTCGCCATGGAGGTGGGCAGCGACCAGGACGGACTCATCGACCTGCGCGGACTTGAGTACATCTCTGACTATGATGACCATCTCATGTGTCCAATATGCCACTGCCCTTTCATCCGGCCAGTGCGCCTGGGATGCGACCATGTGTTCTGCCAGACGTGCTTGAACTTTGCTATCAGAACTTTTGCTCCCGGCCGAGACGACTTCACCTGTCCCACATGCCGCACTCCTACACGGGATGTCTATCTCAACGTTCCCCGACTCTTGAACAACATGTGCGATGATCTTCCGGTGCGGTGTCCGTTTTCGCCTGAAGGATGCAAGGAGGTTGTTCCGAGGGGCCATATCCAGTCCCATGCAGACAAGTACTGCAGATATAAGTTGATGGACTGCCCGAGTCCTTCCTGCGATGAGAAAACTCGCAAGAAGGACCTTAGTCCGGAGAATAAATGTATGCATGAACTCCACAAATGTCTGCGCTGCGACGCGGATATCATGGAGCAGGATTATGAG GTAACCGTCTTTCGAAAAGCGCTCCGAGAACATATCGATTCCTGCCCTGAAGCGGTTCACCCTTGCGCCGCATCCAAATACGGTTGTTCCATCAGAATGAAGCGTGCAGAACTAGGAACTCACGAGCAGAGTTGTCCTCTTATCTCAATAGGCCCGTACTTCGAAGCCCAAAATGCCAGACTCGACTCGATGGAACTTACAGTTCGCCACCTCCAACAGCGCAACGAAATCCTCGACGACGGGCTCGCCTCCATCCGCTCAACCCTCGTCGAATCCTCACGCGCCTTTTCCGCCCACCATAGCAATAGCAATAATGACGAAactgcatcctcttcatcggccGTCGCCGACACTACAAACCCGTCTAGTGCAATTCCAACTGACGCCGAAGCGTCTACCAGCTCACTTACAAATGCTACAACCtacctcctctcccttcaCGAATCCCTCCGCGAAGAGGTCGCACAACTATCACATGCTATCACAGATCTCGACGCACGCGCAAGCATGGCGATCATGAACGAATGCCTCCGCctcaaggaggatatggcgCATACAAATGCTGCAGTGGGTAGCATCCGCATGCAGGTCCAATGGCTTATGAATCCACGGCTACACCAAGGCCAGCGGACGCAGAACAATAGTGAAGCGAGGGGCGGAACACATTCGGCTGCCGGTGCAGGGGCGAGTTCGAGTAGTAGTGGGCCTGCCCCTGGTTACGGGTTACTGAGGCCACGGAGGTTAAGTGATacaggaagggaagggacGAAATTGTGa
- a CDS encoding syntaxin family protein (transcript_id=CADANIAT00008847) encodes MPNPSQLFLLADHIKLSLLERERAISLSLEPNSQDGEISRSLESLREGIEGVEANVKRLEESNDEEAADIKDQLMHLRSQYSDLSSQFRGPTSSSAEGESNDRSDSASPQFTNVKGRSPDLKQPVPQHPSSKSVRFMDDSVAAEEDLNRRTLFQPYRDSPSPEGVDTSDMSNQHIYDHHERVMREQDEQLDRLGESIGRQHQLSIQIGDELDGHVALLDEMDGTVDRHQSRLDNARRRIDKIRRSAGENWSMMTIIGLIIILVILIVLLK; translated from the coding sequence ATGCCAAATCCTTCacagctcttcctccttgctgATCACATCAAGCTCTCACTCCTAGAACGCGAGCGGGCCATCTCGCTGAGTCTAGAACCTAACAGCCAGGATGGTGAGATATCCCGTTCCCTCGAGTCCCTGCGAGAAGGCATCGAGGGTGTCGAAGCGAACGTTAAGCGACTAGAAGAATCaaatgatgaagaggctgccGATATAAAAGATCAGCTCATGCATCTCCGGTCGCAGTACAGCGATTTATCGTCGCAATTCCGCGGTCCCACCAGTTCATCCGCCGAGGGCGAAAGCAATGATCGGTCAGATTCAGCATCGCCGCAATTTACAAACGTCAAGGGCCGCTCGCCGGATTTGAAGCAGCCTGTTCCGCAGCATCCGTCATCTAAATCTGTTCGCTTCATGGACGACTCCGTCGCTGCcgaggaggatctcaacCGTCGCACCCTGTTCCAGCCGTACCGAGACTCACCGTCGCCCGAAGGCGTGGATACGTCTGATATGTCGAATCAACATATTTACGACCATCATGAGCGGGTAATGCGGGAGCAGGACGAGCAGCTCGATCGATTGGGCGAGTCGATCGGGAGACAGCATCAGCTGAGTATTCAAATTGGAGACGAGCTCGACGGCCATGTGGCGCTGCTGGACGAGATGGATGGCACTGTTGACCGGCATCAGAGCAGATTGGATAACGCCCGTCGGCGCATCGACAAGATCCGCAGGAGTGCTGGAGAGAATTGGAGCATGATGACGATCATCGGATTGATTATCATCCTTGTTATCTTGATCGTCCTGTTAAAATGA
- a CDS encoding uncharacterized protein (transcript_id=CADANIAT00008848), producing MRRKYVNLQLFEGLFKGVLGVKGPEDDRSGS from the exons ATGCGGAGAAAGTATGTTAACCTACAGCTTTTTGAAGGGCTATTTAAGGGAG TTCTCGGGGTTAAGGGACCGGAGGATGATCGTTCAGGGTCTTAA
- a CDS encoding DUF4452 domain-containing protein (transcript_id=CADANIAT00008849): MSTFFYGQHQQHHQAAHHGATAHLQTSNNHHGSRSRRGPKMAAQNAQRQFRGVKSMRELAEAPSVTAFRARFEAGRSFDLDDDLEFCPGLLTEDDLHSIHSASSDRSSLSSGSPDTSPIQHQIQPVQQVTPSISLSPASSNTYLHSGVTGNYNQASFQQPSAARTRKVIPIINPNTGMTLTSPPNSISPGQMQNAQRRW; encoded by the exons ATGTCAACTTTTTTCTACGGACAGCACCAACAGCACCACCAGGCCGCTCACCACGGTGCCACCGCTCATCTGCAAACGTCGAATAACCACCATGGAAGCCGCTCCCGGAGAGGTCCGAAGATGGCTGCTCAAAATGCCCAACGTCAATTTCGTGGTGTCAAGAGTATGAGGGAGTTGGCGGAAGCTCCCTCTGTAACTGCGTTCCGTGCCAGGTTCGAAGCTGGGCGGTCTTTCGATCTGGACGACGATCTCGAGTTCTGTCCGGGTCTCCTGACTGAGGACGAT CTGCACTCTATCCACTCTGCTTCCTCGGATCGTTCGTCTCTCTCCAGTGGCTCGCCTGACACATCGCCAATCCAGCATCAGATCCAGCCCGTTCAGCAGGTTACGCCGTCGATTTCTTTGTCTCCCGCTTCTTCCAATACGTACCTCCACTCAGGGGTCACTGGTAACTATAATCAAGCGAGCTTCCAGCAACCTTCGGCTGCTCGCACCCGCAAAGTCATTCCAATCATCAACCCCAACACTGGGATGACCCTGACCAGCCCGCCCAACTCCATCTCCCCGGGTCAGATGCAGAACGCTCAGCGTCGGTGGTAA
- the ssn8 gene encoding cyclin-dependent protein serine/threonine kinase regulator SSN8 (transcript_id=CADANIAT00008850) codes for MSTRQQALATAQVYIKRYYTKNEIRNTNPYLVLTTAFYLACKMEECPQHIRFVVSEARALWPEFIVPDVSKVGECEFSLISEMQAQLIVHHPYRTLSELQPELSLTSDEVALAWSVINDHYLTDLSLLYPPHIIAVMAIIVAVVFKPSSQTAFHGSAAPIAGAMRDGGMNILAALSDKGGAGPPPRIQKLIAWLAESEVDIKAVIESTQELVSLYEVWEQYSEKNCKELLGRMIRSKSLDK; via the exons ATGTCAACCAGACAGCAAGCACTCGCCACGGCTCAGGTTTATATCAAGCGATACTACACGAAGAACGAGATCAGGAATACAAACCCGTATCTTGTTCTGACGACGGCCTTCTATCTCGCCTGTAAAATGGAAGAGTGTCCGCAGCATATCAGATTCGTCGTCAGTGAGGCTCGAGCTCTCTGGCCAG AGTTTATCGTCCCTGACGTCTCTAAAGTTGGCGAATGCGAGTTCTCCCTGATATCTGAGATGCAAGCCCAACTTATCGTACATCACCCGTACCGAACTCTATCGGAGCTCCAGCCTGAGTTATCCCTTACGTCCGATGAGGTCGCGCTTGCGTGGTCAGTGATCAACGATCACTATCTCACCGACTTATCCTTACTATACCCGCCACATATTATCGCAGTCATGGCGATTATTGTAGCCGTTGTCTTCAAGCCCAGCAGCCAGACGGCCTTTCatggctctgcagctccaaTCGCAGGGGCAATGCGAGACGGCGGCATGAATATTCTCGCGGCCCTTAGCGATAAGGGGGGAGCTGGTCCTCCTCCTAGGATACAGAAACTCATCGCATGGCTTGCTGAAAGTGAGGTCGACATCAAGGCGGTCATTGAATCTACGCAGGAATTGGTCTCACTATACGAAGTCTGGGAACAATATAGTGAGAAGAACTGCAAAGAGCTTCTAGGGCGGATGATCAGGAGCAAAAGTTTGGACAAATAA
- a CDS encoding calcium-binding mitochondrial carrier protein (transcript_id=CADANIAT00008851), with amino-acid sequence MAGGESKAECDQRVARLWSRLGAKKKEHLDYNGLKKGLRKIDHPLKNADTMLQAIFRSVDTNGDGIIEYSEFRAFVDRAEQELWQLFKSIDRNQNGEIDKSELKAAFSKSGVTVSNSKLDEFFADVDTNQDGVITYPEWRDFLLFLSGYSSSDLHAVLSYYSATGNLNPEGDVHINDLQGLGTDHSFLRHYILAIRTFLHKFFPAHILTALLSSAHAETPQSAFARGPPVRDGELELEWLPIPRTVAMWMSFRYYEQKLTENTPQLGYFIAGGIAGAVSRTATAPLDRLKVYLIAKTGSPSPVVTAAKDGAPLKAAGRASRSLMDALNELWKAGGIRSLFAGNGLNVVKVMPESAIKFGAYESAKRAFARLEGHNDPKRLQPTSQFLSGGFGGMVAQCFVYPLDTLKFRMQCEVVEGGLKGNQLIAATARKVWNKNGIFGFFRGLPLGLIGMFPYAAIDLSTFEYLKRTLLARKAREHSCHEDDVPLSNFTTGAIGAISGGVSASVVYPLNVLRTRMQAQGTVLHPTTYNSVMDVARKTVQSEGIRGFYKGLTPNLLKVAPAVSISYVVYENSKRMLGLR; translated from the exons ATGGCCGGCGGCGAGTCGAAAGCCGAATGCGACCAAAGGGTCGCCAGGCTCTGGTCGCGCCTTGGCGCGAAAAAGAAGGAGCATCTGGACTACAAtgggttgaagaagggcTTAAGGAAGATCGATCACC CTCTGAAGAATGCCGATACTATGCTGCAGGCTATCTTCCGGTCGGTAGACACCAACGGGGATGGGATTATAGAGTACTCTG AATTCCGGGCCTTCGTCGATCGCGCTGAGCAGGAGCTTTGGCAACTTTTCAAAAGTATTGATCGCAATCAGAATGGGGAAATCGACAAAAGCGAGCTCAAAGCCGCTTTCTCCAAGTCCGGCGTCACGGTTTCAAATTCTAAACTCGATGAGTTCTTCGCGGACGTAGATACGAACCAGGACGGCGTTATCACTTATCCAGAGTGGAG GgactttcttctctttttatCCGGTTACTCCTCCTCCGACCTGCATGCCGTTCTATCATATTACAGTGCCACGGGAAATCTAAACCCGGAAGGAGATGTCCACATCAACGATCTGCAGGGTTTAGGTACAGACCACTCGTTTCTTAGACATTATATTTTGGCCATCAGAACATTTTTGCACAAGTTTTTCCCAGCACATATTTTGACAGCCCTTCTCTCGTCAGCCCATGCGGAAACCCCGCAGTCCGCCTTTGCGAGAGGTCCCCCAGTCCGTGACGGCGAATTAGAATTGGAGTGGTTGCCCATACCCAGGACCGTCGCCATGTGGATGTCCTTTCGATATTATGAACAGAAGTTGACCGAGAATACTCCTCAACTAGGTTATTTTATTGCTGGTGGTATTGCAGGCGCCGTATCAAGGACAGCCACTGCGCCATTGGACCGTCTGAAAGTGTATCTCATTGCGAAGACCGGATCGCCATCTCCTGTCGTCACCGCCGCTAAAGATGGGGCTCCATTAAAAGCAGCCGGGAGGGCTTCGAGATCCCTGATGGATGCGTTGAACGAGCTATGGAAAGCTGGGGGCATTCGCAGTCTCTTCGCTG GCAACGGATTGAATGTTGTCAAAGTCATGCCTGAATCAGCCATTAAATTTGGCGCTTATGAG TCTGCCAAACGTGCTTTCGCTCGCCTTGAGGGTCACAATGACCCAAAAAGGCTCCAACCCACTTCACAATTTCTGTCTGGCGGATTTGGCGGAATGGTTGCTCA GTGCTTTGTCTATCCTCTTGATACATTGAAGTT CCGAATGCAATGTGAAGTTGTCGAAGGTGGTCTGAAAGGAAATCAACTCATAGCGGCGACGGCCCGAAAGGTATGGAACAAAAACGGCATTTTCGGATTCTTTCGTGGTCTGCCTCTTGGCCTCATTGGAATGTTTCCGTATGCCGCCATTGATCTGTCAACTTTTGAGTACCTGAAACGCACTCTTCTTGCTCGGAAGGCTCGCGAACACAGCTGCCACGAGGATGATGTCCCTCTATCCAACTTCACTACAGGTGCTATTGGTGCTATCAGTGGAGGTGTCAGCGCATCCGTTGTCTATCCATTGAACGTTCTTCGAACCCGAATGCAGGCACAAGGGACTGTCCTGCATCCCACAACATACAACAGCGTCATGGACGTCGCCCGCAAAACAGTTCAAAGCGAAGGTATTCGCGGATTCTACAAGGGCCTTACCCCGAATCTGTTGAAGGTCGCCCCGGCAGTGTCAATCAGTTATGTTGTGTACGAAAACTCAAAGCGGATGCTTGGACTTCGGTAG
- a CDS encoding glutathione S-transferase family protein (transcript_id=CADANIAT00008852): protein MFLVLRRANQLTDISKKITDWVNPGDKSGEFKRQASVFRNLISKEAGAEFPPEKDRYHLYVSYACPWAHRTLIVRKLKGLEDIISYTSVHWHLGEKGWRFATPDEDIPGANTTPDPVHSSYSHLRDIYFANEPNYTGRFTVPVLYDKKTKRIVSNESSEIIRMFYYEFDDLLPAQYQKVDLFPPHLREQIDATNDWVYNDVNNGVYKSGFATTQEAYERNVTTLFASLDRIEKHLADSKSAYFFGDDITEADIRLFTTIVRFDPVYVQHFKCNIRDIRSGYPAIHAWLRRLYWDVPAFRETTQFEHIKKHYTKSHSQINPFGITPVGPTPDILPKDKEVNAVKH, encoded by the exons ATGTTTCTCGTGCTGCGAAGAGCCAATCAGCTT ACCGATATCTCTAAGAAGATCACTGACTGGGTTAATCCAGGCGACAAATCTGGCGAATTCAAGCGCCAGGCATCAGTCTTCCGAAATTTGATCTCCAAGGAAGCCGGAGCTGAATTTCCCCCAGAGAAAGACCGTTACCACCTTTATGTCTCTTATGCCTGCCCTTGGG CACACCGAACCCTGATCGTCCGAAAATTAAAGGGCCTCGAGGACATCATTTCATACACATCGGTGCACTGGCACTTGGGCGAGAAAG GCTGGCGCTTTGCCACCCCTGATGAAGATATCCCAGGCGCAAATACAACCCCTGACCCAGTCCACTCCTCGTACAGTCACCTCCGCGACATCTACTTCGCCAACGAACCCAACTACACTGGCCGCTTTACTGTCCCCGTCCTCTACGATAAGAAAACGAAGCGTATCGTCAGCAACGAGTCTTCCGAGATCATCCGCATGTTCTACTACGAATTCGACGACCTCTTACCTGCACAGTATCAGAAAGTCGACCTCTTCCCACCTCATCTCCGCGAGCAAATCGACGCCACGAACGACTGGGTATATAACGACGTTAACAATGGGGTCTACAAGTCTGGTTTTGCAACTACCCAGGAAGCATATGAGAGAAATGTCACGACGCTTTTTGCCTCACTCGATAGGATTGAAAAGCATCTCGCGGATTCCAAGTCGGCTTATTTTTTTGGAGATGACATCACCGAGGCGGATATAAGGCTCTTCACGACGATCGTTCGATTTGATCCCGTATATGTACAACACTTCAAGTGCAATATTCGCGATATCAGATCTGGGTATCCGGCTATTCATGCTTGGTTGAGGAGGCTGTACTGGGATGTCCCAGCGTTCCGGGAGACGACCCAGTTCGAACATATTAAGAAGCACTACACGAAGAGTCATTCGCAGATCAACCCCTTCGGCATCACACCTGTAGGGCCGACACCGGATATCCTGCCCAAAGATAAGGAGGTGAATGCTGTAAAGCACTAA